One window from the genome of Natrialba magadii ATCC 43099 encodes:
- a CDS encoding cryptochrome/photolyase family protein — translation MSVHVHWHRRDLRATDNHSLSAAAETGSVIPAFIFDPAVLEFASPPRVAFMLESLSELRAWYRERGGDLVVATGDPREELPRIAREHGAERVSWNRDYSGLASKRDEEVREALTDAGIEATSVDDALLFEPGSITTQQGETYAVYSYFWKKWRDREKESPVSAPDGEQLASVSGDSLPSQEALGFDDPEATIPDAGMEAARRRLETFCADPIYRYADQRDDPAADATSGLSPHLKWGTIGIRTVYEALDRAKSEAPDEAAADSCEEFESQLAWRAFYAHVLDTNPHTVTANYRSYENPIQWQTDAAALQAWKDGKTGYPIVDAGMRQLRAEAFMHNRLRMIVASFLTKDLMLDWREGYAWFREKLADHDTASDVGGWQWASGTGTDAQPYFRIFNPMTQGERHDPDAEYIRTYVPELADVPAETIHEWVALEPDERASVAPEYPDPIVDHAARREAALDMFEAARGDE, via the coding sequence ATGAGCGTTCACGTTCATTGGCACCGCCGAGATCTTCGAGCCACGGACAACCACTCACTTTCCGCCGCGGCGGAAACGGGCTCGGTGATACCCGCATTCATTTTCGACCCGGCGGTCCTCGAGTTCGCCTCGCCGCCCAGGGTGGCGTTCATGCTCGAGTCGCTCTCGGAACTCCGGGCCTGGTATCGCGAGCGCGGCGGCGATCTCGTGGTTGCCACGGGTGACCCTCGAGAGGAACTGCCGCGGATCGCCCGTGAGCACGGCGCAGAGCGCGTCTCGTGGAATCGAGACTACTCCGGGCTTGCGAGCAAGCGAGACGAGGAGGTCCGTGAGGCGCTGACTGATGCCGGAATCGAGGCCACGTCCGTCGACGATGCGCTTCTGTTCGAACCAGGCTCGATTACCACCCAGCAAGGCGAGACGTACGCCGTTTACTCGTACTTCTGGAAGAAGTGGCGTGATCGCGAGAAGGAGTCTCCCGTCTCGGCACCGGACGGCGAGCAACTGGCGTCAGTCTCCGGGGACTCGCTTCCGTCTCAGGAAGCCCTCGGATTCGACGACCCAGAGGCGACGATTCCCGACGCCGGGATGGAGGCAGCACGCCGTCGGCTCGAGACGTTCTGTGCTGACCCTATCTATCGGTACGCAGACCAGCGAGACGACCCTGCGGCCGACGCCACTTCCGGTCTCTCACCGCACCTCAAGTGGGGAACCATCGGCATCCGCACGGTGTACGAGGCGCTCGACCGTGCGAAATCGGAGGCTCCGGACGAGGCAGCGGCCGACTCCTGCGAGGAGTTCGAATCCCAACTCGCCTGGCGAGCGTTCTACGCCCACGTACTCGACACGAATCCACACACCGTCACGGCGAACTACCGATCCTACGAGAACCCGATTCAGTGGCAGACCGATGCTGCTGCACTCCAGGCCTGGAAGGACGGGAAAACGGGCTATCCGATCGTCGACGCTGGCATGCGTCAGCTTCGAGCCGAGGCGTTCATGCACAATCGCCTGCGCATGATCGTCGCGTCGTTCCTGACGAAGGACCTCATGCTCGACTGGCGCGAGGGGTACGCCTGGTTCCGCGAGAAGCTCGCGGATCACGACACCGCAAGCGACGTCGGCGGCTGGCAGTGGGCGTCCGGAACCGGTACCGACGCACAACCGTACTTCCGGATCTTCAACCCGATGACCCAGGGAGAGCGCCACGACCCCGACGCCGAGTACATTCGAACCTACGTCCCGGAACTCGCGGACGTTCCCGCCGAGACGATCCACGAGTGGGTTGCTCTCGAACCCGATGAGCGGGCGAGCGTTGCACCCGAGTATCCGGACCCGATCGTCGATCACGCGGCGCGCCGCGAGGCGGCGCTCGACATGTTCGAAGCGGCTCGTGGAGACGAATAG
- the dnaK gene encoding molecular chaperone DnaK produces MASNKILGIDLGTTNSAFAVMEGGDPEIIVNAEGERTTPSVVAFTDDDERLVGKPAKNQAIQNPEKTIASIKRHIGDDDYTVDIEGEEYTPEEISAMILQKIKRDAEEYLGDEVEKAVITVPAYFSDRQRQATKDAGEIAGFEVERIINEPTAASMAYGLDDDSDQTVLVYDLGGGTFDVSILDLGGGVYEVVATNGDNDLGGDDWDEAIIDFLAEEFEADHGIDLREDRQALQRLKDAAEEAKIELSSRKETEINLPFITATDDGPIHLEESLTRAKFESLTQDLIDRTVDPTEQALEDAGYSKDDIDEVLLVGGSTRMPQVGEKVEELTGKEPQKNVNPDEAVALGAAIQGGVLGGEVDDIVLLDVTPLSLGIEVKGGLFERLIEKNTTIPTEESKIFTTAADNQTTVQVRVFQGERELAEKNEMLGEFHLTGIPPAPAGTPQIEVTFSIDENGIVNVSAEDKGSGESEEITIEGGAGLSDAEIDEMQQEAEKHAEEDEKKRQRIEARNTAEATIQRAETLLEENEEAVDDALRGDIEAAIEDLEATIDDSEATAEDIEAATEHLSTELQEIGKQMYQDAGAAGAGGAGAAGGAGAGAGAAGAGMGDMGGMGGGPNPGPSGAAGGDDEEFVDADFEDVDFDVDEEDDEQ; encoded by the coding sequence ATGGCGAGCAACAAGATTCTCGGAATCGACCTCGGTACGACGAACAGCGCGTTCGCCGTCATGGAAGGCGGCGATCCGGAGATTATCGTCAACGCCGAAGGCGAACGGACGACCCCCTCCGTCGTCGCGTTCACCGACGACGACGAGCGGCTCGTCGGCAAACCCGCGAAGAACCAGGCGATCCAGAACCCCGAAAAGACGATCGCTTCCATCAAGCGCCACATCGGCGACGACGACTACACCGTCGACATTGAGGGCGAAGAGTACACACCCGAGGAAATCTCCGCGATGATCCTCCAGAAGATCAAGCGCGACGCGGAGGAGTACCTCGGCGACGAAGTCGAGAAGGCAGTCATCACCGTCCCCGCGTACTTCTCGGACCGACAGCGCCAGGCGACCAAGGACGCCGGCGAAATCGCCGGCTTCGAAGTCGAGCGCATCATCAACGAGCCGACGGCCGCCTCGATGGCTTACGGGCTCGACGACGACTCCGACCAGACCGTCCTCGTCTACGACCTTGGTGGGGGTACGTTCGACGTTTCCATCCTCGACCTCGGCGGCGGTGTCTACGAGGTCGTCGCGACCAACGGAGACAACGACCTCGGTGGTGACGACTGGGACGAGGCCATCATCGACTTCCTCGCCGAGGAGTTCGAGGCCGACCACGGCATCGACCTCCGCGAGGACCGCCAGGCCCTCCAGCGGCTCAAGGACGCCGCCGAAGAGGCCAAGATCGAACTCAGCAGCCGGAAAGAGACGGAGATCAACCTGCCGTTCATCACGGCCACCGACGACGGCCCGATCCACCTCGAAGAGTCTCTCACGCGTGCGAAGTTCGAATCACTCACGCAGGACCTGATCGACCGCACCGTCGACCCGACCGAGCAAGCCCTCGAAGACGCCGGCTACAGCAAGGACGACATCGACGAAGTCCTCCTCGTCGGCGGTTCGACCCGCATGCCACAGGTCGGCGAGAAGGTCGAGGAACTCACCGGCAAGGAACCCCAGAAGAACGTCAACCCCGACGAAGCCGTCGCACTCGGCGCGGCGATTCAGGGCGGCGTCCTCGGCGGCGAGGTCGACGACATCGTCCTGCTCGACGTGACCCCGCTCAGCCTCGGAATCGAGGTCAAGGGCGGTCTCTTCGAGCGCCTCATCGAGAAGAACACGACAATCCCGACCGAGGAGTCGAAGATCTTCACCACCGCCGCGGACAACCAGACAACCGTGCAGGTCCGCGTCTTCCAGGGTGAACGCGAACTCGCCGAGAAAAACGAGATGCTCGGCGAATTCCACCTGACCGGCATCCCACCGGCACCCGCGGGCACTCCACAGATCGAAGTCACCTTCTCGATCGACGAGAACGGCATCGTCAACGTCTCCGCCGAGGACAAGGGTAGCGGCGAGTCCGAGGAGATCACCATCGAGGGCGGCGCGGGTCTCTCCGATGCCGAAATCGACGAGATGCAGCAGGAAGCCGAGAAGCACGCCGAAGAGGACGAGAAAAAGCGCCAGCGAATCGAAGCCCGTAACACGGCCGAGGCCACGATCCAGCGCGCCGAGACCCTCCTCGAGGAGAACGAGGAGGCAGTCGACGATGCCCTTCGCGGTGACATCGAGGCGGCCATCGAGGACCTCGAGGCCACGATCGACGACAGCGAGGCGACGGCCGAGGACATCGAAGCTGCGACCGAGCACCTGAGCACCGAACTGCAGGAGATCGGCAAGCAGATGTACCAGGATGCCGGTGCAGCGGGCGCTGGCGGTGCTGGTGCAGCAGGCGGCGCAGGTGCAGGAGCGGGCGCAGCCGGCGCCGGCATGGGCGACATGGGCGGTATGGGCGGCGGCCCGAACCCAGGCCCAAGCGGCGCAGCAGGCGGCGACGACGAGGAGTTCGTCGACGCCGACTTCGAGGATGTCGACTTCGACGTCGACGAGGAAGACGACGAGCAGTAA
- a CDS encoding ABC transporter permease, translating into MSTERGRIQISGFDTDGIEEQDSLDTWSEEEADELESRWRKIVSNIVHDRLALGGFAVICVMTVAALLSQPISVGGVTVQPFSIVPYDPTATGVGARYASPSISHPMGTDRLGRDMFSRVVAGGRYSISIGLVVTALAATFGVIYGSVSGYFGGRVDEVLMRILDVVFAFPGLVLALILVALFGGGFWPLVGAFALVGWATYARIIRGEILKVKQNEYVMAAKALGARDRSVIFRHVIPNAIAPVIVQATLSIGTVVIGVAALGFLGLGFDPGTPEWGTILDAESDTLATGDGGTWFWWATVFPGLMIFLFVMSMNIIGDAVNDALDAQVDDIGGGG; encoded by the coding sequence ATGTCAACAGAAAGAGGACGAATACAGATTTCGGGCTTCGATACCGATGGTATCGAGGAGCAGGACTCACTGGATACCTGGAGCGAGGAGGAGGCTGACGAGTTAGAGAGCCGGTGGCGAAAGATCGTATCGAACATTGTTCATGACCGGCTCGCGCTGGGTGGCTTTGCAGTCATTTGCGTGATGACAGTCGCTGCGTTGCTTTCCCAGCCGATTTCGGTGGGTGGAGTCACCGTTCAGCCGTTCTCGATCGTCCCGTACGATCCAACCGCGACGGGTGTCGGCGCACGATACGCCTCGCCATCGATATCGCATCCGATGGGTACTGACCGGCTCGGACGAGACATGTTCTCTCGAGTGGTCGCTGGCGGCCGTTACAGTATTTCGATCGGTCTCGTCGTCACCGCACTTGCGGCAACGTTCGGCGTCATCTACGGTAGTGTCTCCGGCTACTTCGGCGGTCGGGTCGACGAAGTGCTCATGCGGATTCTCGACGTTGTCTTCGCGTTCCCTGGACTCGTGCTGGCACTTATCCTCGTCGCCCTCTTCGGCGGCGGTTTCTGGCCACTGGTCGGCGCGTTCGCGCTCGTCGGCTGGGCAACCTACGCGCGTATCATTCGCGGTGAGATTCTGAAGGTGAAGCAAAACGAGTACGTAATGGCAGCGAAAGCCCTTGGCGCTCGAGACCGGTCGGTTATCTTCCGCCACGTGATTCCGAACGCCATTGCGCCGGTTATCGTGCAGGCAACGCTCAGTATCGGGACCGTCGTTATCGGTGTTGCAGCACTCGGTTTCCTCGGGCTCGGATTCGATCCCGGGACGCCCGAGTGGGGGACGATCCTCGACGCCGAATCTGACACGCTTGCGACGGGTGACGGTGGCACGTGGTTCTGGTGGGCGACCGTCTTCCCGGGGCTGATGATCTTCCTGTTCGTTATGTCGATGAACATCATCGGTGACGCAGTCAACGACGCACTCGATGCGCAGGTCGACGACATCGGAGGTGGTGGATAA
- a CDS encoding ABC transporter ATP-binding protein yields MALLEVNDLTVSFYTAEGVVTAVDDLSYTIERGEKFGVVGESGAGKSVTALSLLRLIESPGEIESGEILLDGEDLLQMNDEEIRQVRGNRIGMIFQDAQTALNPVYTVGEQIAEAIRHHLDYDEEDARERSIELLDQVGIPDAENRYSDYPHEFSGGMQQRAVIAMALSCDPDVLIADEPTTALDVTTEAKILDLLEDLTDEFDTAIQLITHDLGVVAELCDRVMVMYAGQAVEKAPVEDLYYDPKHPYTVGLMSSIPRVGDDSDRLRTIPGAMPDLIDTPTGCSFHPRCPYAEEACTRTEPGMITTGDGSNGAQQSARCLEYTNDLQHGLGFDVTIDDDLSERVRGEKHE; encoded by the coding sequence ATGGCACTCCTCGAAGTCAACGACCTGACGGTGTCGTTCTACACGGCGGAAGGAGTCGTCACCGCCGTCGACGACCTCTCCTACACGATCGAACGCGGCGAGAAGTTCGGCGTCGTCGGAGAGAGCGGTGCTGGAAAGAGCGTCACTGCCCTCTCGCTACTGCGACTCATCGAGAGCCCAGGCGAGATCGAGAGCGGTGAGATCCTGCTCGACGGTGAAGACCTCTTGCAGATGAACGATGAGGAGATCCGTCAGGTCCGCGGGAACCGGATCGGAATGATCTTCCAGGATGCCCAAACCGCGCTCAACCCCGTGTACACGGTCGGTGAGCAGATCGCCGAAGCGATCAGGCACCACCTCGATTACGACGAGGAAGACGCACGAGAGCGCAGCATCGAACTGCTCGACCAGGTCGGCATTCCGGACGCCGAGAACCGCTACTCTGACTACCCTCACGAGTTCTCCGGTGGGATGCAACAGCGAGCGGTGATCGCAATGGCGCTGTCGTGCGATCCCGACGTACTGATCGCAGACGAACCAACGACCGCACTCGACGTAACGACCGAAGCGAAAATTCTCGACCTGCTCGAGGATCTCACCGACGAGTTCGATACGGCGATTCAGCTCATCACACACGACCTCGGCGTCGTCGCCGAACTCTGTGACCGCGTGATGGTCATGTACGCCGGTCAGGCCGTCGAAAAAGCACCCGTCGAGGATCTGTACTACGATCCAAAACACCCCTACACCGTCGGACTCATGAGTTCGATCCCGCGCGTCGGGGATGACAGCGACCGGTTGCGGACAATTCCGGGAGCAATGCCCGACCTGATCGATACACCGACCGGGTGTAGTTTCCATCCCCGCTGTCCGTACGCGGAGGAAGCCTGTACCCGAACGGAGCCGGGCATGATCACCACTGGCGACGGATCCAACGGCGCCCAACAGTCGGCGCGGTGTCTGGAGTACACCAACGATCTGCAGCACGGACTCGGATTCGACGTCACGATTGACGACGATCTGAGCGAGCGAGTGCGAGGTGAGAAGCATGAGTAA
- a CDS encoding ABC transporter ATP-binding protein, whose protein sequence is MSNNEEPILWTDGLTKHYTTEGGFIDNLLGRKQTVKAVNDINLELYPGETLGVVGESGCGKTTLGRALLRLIEPTEGSAYYRQQLDDSPNAEREAIELTGLSSSRLRDLRTDLQYIFQDPFSSLNPRLTVGDIIGEPLDIHGIADGEERIDRVNELLDTVGLNPSHAHRYPHEFSGGQRQRIGIARALAVDPEVIVCDEPVSALDVSVQAQILNLLEDLQEEFNLAYIFIAHDLSVVEHISDRIAVMYLGEFAEVGTTEEIFSEPHHPYTEALLSAIPEPDPLWEGDQIFLEGQVPSPINPPSGCQFHTRCPRVIPPAEFDLEQAEWRSLLTFKLQVREAEEVTQLVTLTKSDKDVRDDQSKLSHERLDELIRDEFGLPPTLSDTAAESVVTNAITELREQGPDACAATLEDAFVSPCESTVPDYIEHSPTHEIACLLHDERYVDEALEPTRASEEYDGTVVQE, encoded by the coding sequence ATGAGTAACAACGAAGAGCCAATCCTCTGGACCGACGGCCTGACGAAACACTACACGACGGAAGGAGGGTTCATCGATAACCTCCTCGGTCGAAAGCAAACCGTGAAAGCGGTCAACGACATCAACCTCGAACTGTATCCGGGCGAAACGCTCGGCGTCGTCGGTGAAAGTGGGTGCGGAAAGACGACGCTCGGACGGGCGCTCTTGCGACTCATCGAACCGACCGAGGGTAGTGCTTACTATAGACAGCAGCTAGACGACAGCCCGAACGCCGAGCGCGAAGCAATCGAACTGACAGGCCTCTCGAGTAGTCGGCTTCGAGACCTCCGGACGGACCTGCAGTATATCTTCCAGGATCCGTTCTCGAGTCTGAATCCGCGGCTTACCGTCGGTGATATCATCGGCGAACCGCTCGATATCCATGGCATCGCTGACGGTGAGGAACGCATTGATCGAGTGAACGAGCTTCTCGACACCGTTGGCCTGAACCCGAGCCACGCGCACCGATATCCACACGAGTTCTCCGGCGGGCAGCGACAGCGGATCGGTATTGCCAGGGCGCTGGCGGTCGATCCGGAAGTGATCGTCTGTGACGAGCCGGTGTCAGCACTCGACGTGAGTGTCCAGGCCCAGATTCTCAACCTGCTCGAGGATCTCCAGGAGGAGTTCAATCTGGCCTACATCTTTATCGCACACGACCTGAGCGTCGTCGAACACATCTCGGATCGGATCGCCGTAATGTATCTCGGCGAGTTCGCCGAGGTCGGGACAACTGAGGAGATTTTCTCCGAGCCACACCACCCCTACACTGAGGCGTTGCTCTCGGCAATTCCGGAGCCGGATCCACTCTGGGAGGGGGACCAGATATTCCTCGAGGGTCAGGTCCCGTCGCCGATCAATCCGCCATCGGGTTGTCAGTTCCACACACGGTGCCCCCGTGTGATTCCGCCGGCAGAGTTCGATCTCGAGCAGGCAGAGTGGCGATCGCTCCTGACGTTCAAGTTACAGGTGCGCGAAGCGGAGGAGGTTACACAGCTTGTGACGCTGACCAAGTCGGATAAGGACGTTCGCGACGACCAGTCGAAGCTCTCGCACGAGCGGCTGGACGAGCTCATCCGCGATGAGTTCGGTCTCCCGCCCACGCTGTCGGATACTGCAGCCGAATCAGTGGTCACGAACGCGATTACTGAACTCCGGGAGCAGGGACCGGATGCGTGTGCAGCGACACTCGAGGACGCGTTCGTCTCACCGTGTGAGTCGACAGTGCCGGACTACATCGAGCACTCACCGACACACGAAATCGCGTGTCTGTTGCACGACGAACGCTACGTTGATGAGGCACTCGAGCCGACTCGGGCCAGCGAAGAGTACGACGGGACCGTCGTTCAGGAGTAG
- a CDS encoding ABC transporter permease, producing the protein MSLQKFILKRILASVPVLFGVSVVTFALMHITPGDIVDQLVAANPNVPSHEAARLRREFGLDQPVWVQYLDWMQGVLTGDFGEVYSTSRDVSAVVLARLPETIALGLFGWVFALLIAIPGGIYAAVNKDQLGDDVSRFVALSGISIPNFWLGLMLMAVFAVQLDWFPTLDPQTSLLSPSMLWWLILPGVTIGTAAAANMMRIMRTSMAEELNKEYVTAARAKGLPERTVILKHVLRNSLISVTTVAAFLTASIVAGSVVVETVFGWPGLGRELIDAVHLREINLILAITLFTGFFIVLANLLADIVYALLDPRIRDEY; encoded by the coding sequence ATGAGTTTACAAAAGTTCATTCTTAAACGGATACTCGCCTCGGTCCCGGTACTGTTCGGTGTTTCAGTAGTTACGTTCGCGCTTATGCACATCACACCGGGAGACATCGTCGACCAGCTGGTTGCGGCGAATCCCAACGTGCCATCACATGAGGCGGCTCGTCTTCGACGCGAGTTCGGTCTCGACCAACCGGTCTGGGTGCAGTATCTCGATTGGATGCAGGGGGTATTGACTGGCGACTTTGGCGAGGTGTACTCGACCAGTCGCGACGTTAGTGCCGTCGTGCTGGCTCGGCTTCCCGAGACGATTGCACTCGGTCTGTTCGGCTGGGTGTTTGCACTCCTGATCGCTATCCCAGGCGGGATCTACGCCGCGGTCAACAAGGACCAGCTCGGTGACGACGTCAGCCGATTCGTCGCCCTCTCGGGCATTTCGATCCCGAACTTCTGGCTGGGACTGATGCTGATGGCAGTGTTCGCCGTTCAGCTCGATTGGTTCCCAACGCTTGATCCGCAGACATCGTTGCTCTCTCCATCGATGCTCTGGTGGCTGATCCTACCCGGTGTCACGATCGGGACGGCAGCTGCAGCGAACATGATGCGAATTATGCGTACGTCGATGGCCGAGGAGTTGAACAAAGAGTACGTCACCGCCGCTCGTGCAAAGGGACTCCCGGAGCGCACCGTTATTCTCAAGCACGTGCTGCGGAACTCGCTCATCTCGGTCACGACGGTCGCCGCGTTCCTAACTGCGAGTATTGTCGCCGGTTCGGTCGTCGTCGAGACGGTGTTCGGATGGCCCGGTCTCGGACGAGAACTCATCGATGCAGTCCACCTCAGGGAGATCAACCTCATTCTGGCGATCACCCTGTTTACTGGCTTCTTCATCGTGCTCGCAAACCTGCTCGCGGACATCGTCTACGCACTGCTCGACCCACGAATTAGAGACGAATACTGA
- a CDS encoding outer membrane protein assembly factor BamB family protein, with amino-acid sequence MKRRLVLATAGATLVSGCSSYLRAPSNSDGETELEGVALESDELTDWTQPRRDAQNRAYVEEGDSTDRPQVRREIDHHGDGPDFLGPILTVDGVAIFLDNEAGDIVGFDLKTFEEVWTHAIDSPQHVLKYITATDEAVFVTAGNELYRRPLDDDGTQWETDGLPASTPPVYADGLVLTGQESGTGQMVATNAATGETEWDVHDVDVSPVQPACTDELCVHVDLHGQCSGFELETGDERWSTDTNMSPSGPPVIGDSILVSGAADEQGVIERLDPADGDTIDSHRFDEPIEHALAYAENRIYAVDASGVLHCLDTELDTQWTYGSDIDFNADGWAERSPIVVGETVWYAGPDLDLHGIDITTGEQRWTIDFYPTSPAPFASAGSALLLARGEGLQILAP; translated from the coding sequence ATGAAACGGCGATTGGTCCTCGCAACAGCCGGCGCGACACTAGTTAGCGGCTGTAGCTCTTACCTACGTGCCCCCAGCAACAGTGACGGCGAAACCGAACTGGAAGGCGTTGCACTCGAGTCCGACGAACTCACAGACTGGACACAACCCAGACGGGATGCACAGAATCGGGCGTACGTCGAGGAGGGCGATAGTACCGACCGCCCACAGGTCCGCCGAGAAATCGATCATCACGGGGATGGTCCGGATTTTCTCGGCCCGATTCTCACGGTCGACGGCGTCGCCATTTTCCTCGACAACGAAGCAGGGGACATCGTCGGCTTCGACCTCAAAACGTTCGAGGAGGTGTGGACGCACGCCATTGACTCCCCGCAGCACGTACTGAAATACATCACAGCCACGGATGAGGCGGTCTTCGTGACCGCAGGCAACGAACTGTACCGGCGGCCGCTGGACGACGATGGAACACAGTGGGAAACGGACGGGCTGCCAGCCTCGACACCGCCAGTGTACGCTGATGGGCTTGTACTCACTGGCCAGGAGTCCGGCACCGGACAGATGGTCGCGACGAACGCGGCAACTGGCGAGACAGAGTGGGACGTCCACGATGTAGACGTTTCGCCCGTCCAACCAGCCTGTACGGACGAGCTATGTGTTCACGTCGATCTGCATGGACAGTGTTCGGGATTCGAACTCGAAACCGGCGATGAGCGCTGGTCGACGGACACCAATATGTCACCGTCCGGCCCACCGGTAATCGGCGACAGCATTCTCGTGAGCGGGGCGGCTGACGAACAGGGAGTCATCGAACGGCTCGATCCAGCAGATGGAGACACCATCGACAGCCACCGCTTCGACGAACCGATTGAACACGCACTCGCGTACGCCGAAAACAGAATATACGCCGTCGACGCGAGTGGCGTCCTCCACTGTCTCGACACCGAACTGGATACCCAGTGGACGTACGGCTCGGACATCGATTTCAACGCGGACGGCTGGGCCGAACGGAGTCCGATCGTCGTCGGCGAGACGGTCTGGTACGCTGGGCCCGACCTCGACCTCCACGGAATCGACATCACCACCGGTGAGCAGCGGTGGACGATCGACTTCTACCCAACCTCGCCTGCACCGTTCGCCAGTGCCGGGTCCGCGTTGCTTCTGGCTCGCGGAGAGGGGCTCCAGATTCTGGCACCGTAG